The Paenibacillus uliginis N3/975 genome has a window encoding:
- a CDS encoding diphthine--ammonia ligase, producing MTEIVDWKNGARGHKFIASFSGGKDSTLALYKAMKVGEAVGLIMMLEEEGKRSRSHGMPPELIQAQAESIGLPVYTAAASWDDYETIYMGLLEKAKDQGAEVLVTGDLDMPAHGCWHDKVTKNAGLKLGMPLWEMDHREAVDEFINLGFVTIVVTVNLSLGMQEDDLGRTLTHEYVKELEARGIDPCGEGGEFHTTVIDGPIFKHPIPVRSCEILRNGDYVFLPLELDK from the coding sequence ATGACAGAAATAGTAGATTGGAAAAATGGTGCTCGCGGGCATAAATTTATAGCTTCTTTTAGTGGTGGAAAGGATAGTACTCTAGCTCTATATAAAGCAATGAAGGTTGGAGAAGCCGTTGGACTTATCATGATGTTGGAGGAGGAAGGAAAACGTTCCAGATCCCACGGAATGCCGCCGGAATTAATACAAGCCCAAGCTGAATCCATAGGGTTGCCTGTATATACTGCTGCTGCGAGCTGGGATGATTATGAAACCATTTATATGGGCCTTTTAGAAAAAGCTAAAGATCAGGGAGCCGAAGTGTTAGTAACGGGAGACTTGGATATGCCTGCCCATGGCTGTTGGCATGACAAAGTTACGAAAAATGCGGGATTAAAGCTTGGGATGCCCCTATGGGAAATGGATCACCGAGAAGCTGTCGATGAATTCATCAATCTGGGATTTGTAACGATCGTTGTTACTGTAAATCTATCGCTAGGAATGCAGGAAGACGATTTAGGCCGAACGTTGACTCATGAATATGTAAAAGAGCTTGAAGCTCGCGGCATTGACCCATGTGGAGAAGGCGGAGAGTTCCATACTACCGTAATCGATGGACCTATTTTTAAACATCCTATTCCCGTTCGTTCATGTGAGATTCTGAGGAATGGGGATTATGTTTTTTTGCCTTTAGAGTTAGATAAGTAG
- a CDS encoding dihydrodipicolinate reductase, which produces MKERIRVIQYGCGKMGQVFLRYLYEKGAEIVGAIDMNPNVVGKDAGEVAGLGVKLNVPIRSDAEQVFKECDAQVCIISTTSLMTDMYDAFELAARHGVNAISTCEEAFYPWTTSPALTNRLDRLAKDNNCTLTGSGYQDVFWGNLITVLAGATHQITRIEGMSSYNVEEYGIALAEVHGAGLTIKEFEEKIASNNDLPSFMRNANEWLCSQFGWTIKSMDQQLIPMTHDQDLHSTTLGKTIPAGDATGMSAVVTTVTHQGPVIVTECIGKVYAEDEVDHNDWVIKGEPKTEVNISCPATVELTCATVVNRIPELLQAPAGFHTTEKMAPAQYRTYPLHYYVK; this is translated from the coding sequence ATGAAAGAAAGAATTAGAGTCATTCAATACGGCTGCGGTAAAATGGGTCAGGTTTTCCTCAGATATCTGTATGAAAAAGGTGCAGAAATCGTAGGCGCGATCGATATGAATCCGAACGTCGTTGGTAAAGATGCAGGTGAGGTAGCAGGTTTGGGCGTGAAATTGAATGTTCCTATCCGCTCCGACGCTGAGCAAGTATTTAAAGAATGCGACGCACAAGTGTGCATCATTTCCACGACAAGCTTAATGACAGATATGTATGACGCTTTTGAATTGGCGGCTCGTCACGGCGTGAACGCAATTAGTACGTGTGAAGAAGCGTTCTATCCTTGGACAACCTCCCCTGCGCTGACCAACCGTCTGGACCGGCTTGCTAAAGACAACAATTGCACCTTAACCGGTTCGGGATATCAGGATGTGTTCTGGGGTAACTTAATCACCGTATTAGCGGGCGCAACGCATCAGATTACTAGAATTGAAGGCATGTCCAGCTACAATGTCGAAGAGTACGGCATCGCGCTTGCAGAGGTTCACGGAGCAGGCTTAACGATTAAGGAATTCGAAGAGAAGATTGCCAGCAACAATGATCTTCCGTCCTTTATGAGAAACGCCAATGAATGGTTGTGCTCACAGTTCGGATGGACCATTAAATCGATGGATCAACAATTGATTCCGATGACGCATGATCAAGATCTTCATTCCACCACACTTGGCAAAACAATTCCTGCTGGTGATGCCACAGGCATGTCCGCGGTCGTCACAACCGTCACCCATCAAGGACCGGTCATCGTAACAGAGTGTATCGGCAAAGTGTATGCTGAGGACGAAGTGGACCACAACGATTGGGTCATTAAAGGCGAGCCGAAAACAGAGGTCAACATCTCTTGCCCGGCAACGGTAGAGCTTACATGCGCAACAGTGGTCAACCGTATCCCTGAGTTGCTTCAGGCTCCGGCTGGCTTCCACACAACCGAGAAAATGGCTCCAGCCCAGTACCGCACATACCCTCTTCATTACTACGTTAAATAA
- a CDS encoding MerR family transcriptional regulator: MDKLSIGRMAELNNTSVQTLRYYAKLGLLKPEYVDESTGYRYYGIKQCARLDMINYMKYLGMSLDNIKAWFDSENVESIPEMLRQQAVLIEHKMKELDQMKKAVQVSIKNYDTYMSAPGEGHIVLERIPERKIYCYDSNVNIYENTLETYEYILRELRAQAIVNHLPMAYFCNVGSIIRQEAIERGHFVSTEVFLFVDPDFEMQAGVEIIPEHDYLCIYCDSFFHEQKYAGKLFDYVHEHGYEVIGDYICEVVVELPVFHHDERNMFMKLQVPIKRG; the protein is encoded by the coding sequence ATGGATAAACTATCGATCGGCCGCATGGCCGAATTGAATAACACCTCTGTTCAAACGCTGCGCTATTATGCCAAGCTGGGGCTGTTAAAGCCTGAGTATGTTGATGAAAGCACGGGTTACCGTTACTACGGAATCAAGCAATGCGCCAGACTGGATATGATCAACTATATGAAATATTTAGGCATGTCGTTGGACAATATAAAAGCTTGGTTCGACAGCGAAAATGTTGAATCTATCCCCGAGATGCTGCGGCAGCAAGCGGTTCTCATTGAGCACAAAATGAAGGAACTAGATCAGATGAAAAAAGCGGTCCAAGTCAGCATTAAAAATTACGACACATATATGAGCGCTCCGGGCGAAGGGCATATCGTTCTGGAGCGCATTCCGGAGCGCAAAATTTATTGCTACGACAGCAACGTCAATATTTATGAGAATACGCTTGAAACGTACGAATATATACTGCGGGAGCTGCGTGCCCAGGCGATCGTCAACCATTTGCCAATGGCATACTTTTGCAATGTCGGCTCTATTATCCGGCAAGAAGCGATTGAACGGGGACATTTTGTATCGACGGAAGTTTTTTTGTTCGTAGATCCCGATTTTGAAATGCAGGCAGGCGTGGAGATCATCCCGGAACACGACTATTTGTGCATATATTGCGATAGTTTCTTTCATGAGCAGAAGTATGCGGGCAAATTATTCGATTATGTACATGAGCACGGTTATGAGGTGATTGGGGATTACATTTGTGAAGTGGTGGTGGAATTACCGGTATTTCATCATGACGAGCGGAATATGTTTATGAAATTGCAAGTTCCGATCAAAAGAGGTTGA
- a CDS encoding alpha/beta fold hydrolase has translation MDTKDLSIFRSVSARAHFTAAYDRALSEWPVSYESCFVTTDFGSTHMIKCGNKANPPLLLIHGMTATSLMWSANIAEWSKNYYVHCIDVPGDFGRSTLLKPLSSKEAAAQWLLELVRELQLGAFHLLGHSMGGFLSLNFTVAHPSHVHSLGLLAPAGSFAPLSRMFYVKMFPPVMFPKPWLIDRAFTWCMSKHNNLSLLPESYKSLLTASYQSCVPRLGLLPAVFTEEELSQLPVPTLFMVGEDEVIYRHSIKTVQAKASIIPDVTIATIPKAGHLLSVEQKQQINELVIDFLGNHPIESNKH, from the coding sequence ATGGATACGAAGGATTTATCTATATTTAGAAGCGTTAGTGCGAGAGCGCACTTCACAGCCGCTTATGACCGAGCGCTGAGTGAGTGGCCTGTTTCTTACGAATCCTGCTTTGTTACAACTGACTTCGGAAGTACTCATATGATCAAATGCGGTAATAAGGCGAATCCACCTCTGCTGCTCATTCACGGAATGACCGCAACCTCGCTCATGTGGAGTGCAAACATTGCTGAATGGTCCAAGAATTATTATGTTCATTGCATTGATGTCCCTGGAGACTTTGGCAGAAGTACACTCCTAAAGCCGCTTTCAAGCAAAGAAGCAGCAGCGCAATGGCTGTTGGAGCTAGTCCGTGAACTGCAATTGGGCGCGTTTCATTTATTGGGGCATTCCATGGGCGGTTTTTTGTCTTTGAATTTTACGGTAGCGCATCCGTCGCATGTACATTCGCTTGGGCTGCTGGCACCTGCGGGCTCCTTTGCGCCGCTTTCAAGGATGTTCTATGTAAAGATGTTTCCTCCTGTGATGTTCCCAAAACCGTGGCTTATTGATCGCGCATTCACATGGTGCATGTCGAAACATAATAACCTGAGTCTACTTCCCGAGTCCTATAAATCACTGCTTACAGCGAGCTACCAGAGCTGCGTCCCTCGACTCGGGCTGCTTCCTGCCGTATTCACTGAAGAAGAACTGTCACAGCTCCCAGTCCCTACTTTATTCATGGTCGGGGAAGACGAAGTCATTTACCGCCATTCCATCAAGACAGTTCAAGCGAAGGCGAGCATCATTCCAGATGTCACGATAGCAACCATCCCTAAGGCAGGGCATCTTTTAAGTGTTGAACAGAAACAACAGATTAACGAGCTTGTCATTGATTTTCTTGGAAACCACCCCATAGAGTCCAACAAACATTAG
- a CDS encoding TetR/AcrR family transcriptional regulator produces the protein MSPRVDEQNQQIRDIRKQQLLAAGAKVFGERGYAGTKVSDIVGEAQLSHGLIYHYFSSKEDIYIELAKTAFITSYETIHQAVHSNGSPYERLKAMTEGIFAHTRESGHFFLIALQTNTSKTVPEEASAISKEYSAKSLELLKHLFQQGQEQGEFIKVDPSEQALMYSSMLNGVVFTQLTYPLLEDFPQVDQILRIFIDTSSLKE, from the coding sequence ATGTCTCCCAGAGTGGATGAACAGAATCAGCAAATTCGTGATATACGTAAACAGCAACTACTGGCAGCCGGGGCGAAGGTGTTTGGAGAGCGGGGCTATGCGGGTACGAAAGTAAGCGATATTGTGGGTGAAGCTCAACTAAGCCACGGTTTGATTTATCATTATTTTTCTTCCAAAGAAGATATTTATATTGAGTTAGCAAAGACTGCATTTATTACCTCCTATGAAACAATTCATCAAGCTGTGCACAGCAACGGAAGCCCTTATGAACGTCTAAAGGCAATGACGGAAGGGATTTTTGCTCACACTCGGGAGAGCGGTCATTTCTTTCTGATCGCGCTGCAAACCAATACGTCCAAGACGGTCCCGGAAGAGGCATCAGCGATTTCAAAAGAATATTCAGCCAAGAGTCTGGAATTGCTTAAGCATCTGTTCCAGCAAGGTCAGGAGCAGGGTGAATTCATCAAGGTGGATCCATCGGAGCAAGCTCTTATGTACTCTTCGATGCTGAACGGTGTTGTGTTTACCCAATTAACCTACCCGTTGTTGGAAGACTTTCCACAGGTAGATCAGATCTTGAGAATTTTCATCGATACATCATCTTTAAAGGAGTGA
- a CDS encoding DUF1349 domain-containing protein: protein MNVSYIPDFVGKLTIMNEPSHWSVKDESLLVHTQSETDFWLKTHYGFEVMNGHVFYESIETDFTAEVSLSMQPVSTYDQAGLFVMVSETCWLKTSLEYIPDGPSHLGAVVTNHGYSDWSTRNYENAHVTKPLAFRVERKHGDYTISAKTQGNPDEWEQIRISHLHEDRHPNPVKVGIYCCSPTPNGGFETRFYSFSIEKK, encoded by the coding sequence ATGAATGTATCTTATATTCCTGATTTTGTTGGTAAGCTTACCATAATGAATGAGCCGTCACATTGGAGCGTGAAAGATGAATCTTTACTCGTCCATACACAATCCGAAACGGATTTTTGGCTGAAAACCCATTACGGATTCGAAGTGATGAACGGACATGTCTTTTACGAGTCGATTGAGACGGACTTCACGGCAGAAGTATCACTTAGTATGCAGCCCGTATCAACCTATGACCAGGCGGGACTGTTCGTCATGGTGTCGGAAACATGTTGGTTGAAGACATCGCTTGAATATATACCGGACGGTCCATCACACTTGGGGGCCGTCGTCACCAATCATGGATATTCGGATTGGTCCACCCGAAATTACGAGAACGCGCATGTCACGAAACCTTTAGCATTCCGAGTCGAGCGTAAGCACGGCGATTATACGATCTCGGCCAAGACGCAGGGTAACCCAGATGAGTGGGAGCAGATCCGGATCTCTCATTTGCACGAAGACCGGCATCCCAATCCGGTCAAAGTAGGCATCTATTGCTGCAGCCCGACCCCAAATGGCGGTTTCGAGACTCGCTTCTATTCTTTTTCTATAGAGAAAAAGTAG
- a CDS encoding FeoA family protein, whose product MIIILIEVFEVKLADININAPVTIVELGCSNQLVCRRLNDLGIVEGCQVCIKQRLPFGGPITLEADGQWIAIRRKEALQIVVEAV is encoded by the coding sequence TTGATAATAATTCTCATCGAGGTGTTTGAAGTGAAACTAGCGGATATAAACATCAATGCACCGGTTACGATTGTGGAGTTGGGCTGCAGCAATCAGCTGGTCTGTAGACGGCTTAATGATCTGGGGATCGTCGAGGGCTGTCAGGTTTGCATTAAACAGAGGCTGCCATTTGGAGGCCCTATTACGCTAGAGGCTGATGGGCAGTGGATTGCTATTCGCCGCAAGGAAGCTCTTCAGATTGTAGTGGAAGCCGTATGA